CCTGCAATCATCTCTTCGAGCCTGCGGCCGCTCAGGTAGCCGTAAGGCCTGAATTTCGAAACCCTGTAATAAACACTGCCGTCCGACTCATATGCGAGGCCCTTTTCTATTAAGGTTTTGACCATTTCGATGATCTGCGGGATATGCTCGGTGGCCCTGGGTTCGATATCGGGCTTCTTTACCCTCAGAATATCCATGTCTTTTGAAAATTCATCTATATAGCGCTCTGCCAGTTCCTGAGAAGAAACGCCTTCTTTATTGGCTCGGGCGATTATCTTGTCGTCGACATCCGTATAATTTCGCACATAGGTCAGGTCGAAACCTTTGTGACGAAGGAACCTTGATATTACATCAAACACAATCTGGCTTCTTGCATGTCCGATGTGGCACATGTCATATACGGTCATTCCGCAGACATACATGCCGACTTTATTGCCGCTGATCGGTTTGAATTCCTTCTTCTTCTTTTCCGGTGTCGAGTATATTTCCAGAGCCATATGTCCTAATCCGTCCTTTCTTCCAGAAGTACCACTGCCTGGGCTGCAATTGCATTGGAACTGCCGATTTCGCCCAGCCCTTCGGATGTCCTGAACTTGATCGAAACCTGAGTTTTACTAATGCCTGCTGCTCTGGATACCATATCCGTCATTGCCTCACGGTATCCCGACAGTTTCGGTTTTTCGCAGATGCAGTTGCAGTCAATATTTGAGATTGTGTAGCCTTTTTTTGCCTTTTCGGCAATTGTTTCAAGCATCCTGATTGAATATATGTCTTTTGTTTCCTGTGAGTTATCAGGGAACATGACGCCTATGTCACCCATGGCAAGGGCGCCGAGTATTGCATCGCATATGGCGTGTATTATGACATCACCGTCGGAATGACCCAGAAGGCCTTTTTCAAAAGGGATTGTTATTCCGCCCAGTACAAGCGGCCTGCCTTCGACAAGTCTATGAATGTCAAATCCTGTTCCGATTCTGAAAGGCATAAATCGCCTCCGCCAATATCATGTCTTCAGGAAGCGTTATCTTGATGTTGAAACGCTCGCCCTCCACCATCCTGACCGTTCCGCCTGATTCCTCGATAAGAATACTGTCATCGGTCGGTATATAGTCTCTCCCCATTGCCATTCTGTGCGCATCCAATATCTTATTCATCTTGAACGCCTGGGGCGTCTGGACTGCAAAGAGATTTTCACGCGGTACTGTTTTCATGATAAAACCGTTTTCAGCAATTTTGATTGTATCCGTAACAGGCAGAACCGGAATGCATCCATCCGCATCTCTTGTTCCTTTGATCAATTTCTTTATAAGGTTAAATGTTATGAATGGCCTGACGCCGTCATGAATCAGAACGACATCACAATTCCCAGCGGCATCAAGACCGTTCATCACCGAATCATGTCTTGCTTTTCCCCCGGGTACGATTTTGATTTCATTGTTGAATCCATTCAGGCAGGACTGCATCACTTCTACATCTTCTTCAGGAACAACAACAATGATCCGGTCTATTTCGGGGATGTCAAAGTGTTTTACTGCAATCTTGAGAACAAGTTCACCTTTGAGATTTATAAACTGTTTCTTTCCGCCGAATCTTTTGCCGCTGCCTCCTGCTACGACTATCGCACTACAGGTTTCCATTCTTCGATGAGGCGAATATCATGCGGCCTGCAGGAGTCTGCAGGATAGAAGTTACAACTGCTTCAACTTCGGTATTCAAAAGGCTTTCGCCCTGTTCGATTACGACCATTGTCCCGTCGTCGAGGTAGGCTACGCCCTGACCCTTTTCCTTGCCCTGTTTTGTAACGGTAACCGTAAGTGTTTCGCCCGGGAGAATGATAGGTTTAATGGCATTTGCAAGGAGGTTTATATTAAGGACATTTACACCTCTGATCTGAGCCACTTTATTCAGATTGAAATCATTTGTAATTATGTCGGCATCAAGTTCTTTTGCAAGGGAGATAAGCTTCGAATCGACCTCTTTGACTTTGGAATATTCGGTTTCGTTAATCTCTATCTTGATGTTTGGAATGGTCTGGAGTTTGTTCAATACATCAAGCCCCCGCCTTCCTCTGGCTCTTTTAAGACCGTCTGTAGAGTCTGCTATATGCTGAAGTTCATTAAGGACAAACTGGGGCACGATTATCCTGCCCTCTATAAATCCTGTTGCGCAGATATCAGGTATCCTGCCGTCGATTATTACGCTGGTATCGAGTATCTTGGAGCGGGGTGCCCCTGTATTCTTTTTTCTTGCAAACACAGGAAGATTTCCAAGTTCTTTGCCCCAGCTAACCCCTATTGAATATCCGAGGTAGCCGAAAATTACGTTTAAGATAAAGAAAATATAAATTCCGCCTTGGAGATTATCGAGGAAATTATATCCGATGAGGCTTCCTATGATGAGCCCCAATATCGTGCAGAGAAGTCCACCAACATAAGCCATGGGGTGCAGTGCATAACCCCGCATCTCTGAGAATACTATCGAGGCAAAGGATAAAAGTCCGATTGCTGGCAATATGACAAGCCAGTACCATTCCTTCATATTTTGCCGTGCATAAGTGAAAGTACCGTAAAAAATTATTACTGCGATAGCTAGTCTGACCACCCACTTCATATCAGTTCATCCTTAAAAAATATCATTCTTTGCCTAGGGCATCCGTAATCTTCTTCTCTACCGCTGTTTTATCGAGCTTTCTTGAGATGAAAATTTCGTTAACCAGCAGTGTCTTGGCTGTATCATACATCTTTCGTTCGCCAAAAGAAAGTTCTTTGCCTTTTTTCAATATATTAAGGTCTCTCAGTACCTCGGCGATTTCGGTAGCGTTACCGCTTTTTATTTTTTCCATATATTCCCTGTAGCGGCGGTTCCATGTCTGGTTGTCGATATGTACGTCCTTCTGCCTTAAAATGCTGTAAACCTTATCAATCTCACTTTTGCCTATTAATGGTCTTATCCCAACGTTTTTAATATTGTTTACAGGAACCATGACAGTCATCTGGGTATCGAGGACTTTCATTATCATAAATGAAAGTTTAGTGCCTGAAATATCTCTTTCTTCGATTGATTCAATTTCAGCTACACCATGAGCGGGATAAACAACCACATCAGCAACTTTGAACATGTTTGATTTTCCTTTCAATTCCAAAAATAATATCAAACGCTGGGAAATAAGTCAACATAACCGCTGGCATACTCTTGACTTTGATACCTTTGATATGAGAATCATTGATATATGAATTATCCGAATATCGATCCTGTTCTTGTTAACATCTGGGGCCCATTACAGATAAGATGGTACGGACTTATGTATGTAATTGGCTTTGTATTGGCCTTTCTGATTATAAATTCAGCATCGAAAAGGAGACAAAACGGCCTGTCAAGACTTGATATTGAGGATTTGTTTGCTTACTCGATTGCAGGCCTGATCATCGGTGCCCGTCTAGGTTACTGCATTATCTATGATTTTTCATATTTCATGTTAAGACCGATAGAAATTTTCATGCCATGGAATGGCGGGATGTCTTTTCATGGAGGACTTATTGGCCTTCTTGCTGCCGGATATATATTTGCAAAAAGAAGAAGGAAAAACTTCCTGATGCTTGCTGATATGGGAGCTCTCGGTGCCCCTCCCGGCCTCTTTTTCGGAAGGATAGGGAACTTCATTAATGGCGAACTGTATGGACGTGTTACCGATGTCCCATGGGGTATGATTTTTCCCGGGGGAGGTCCGCTGCCAAGGCATCCGTCACAGCTGTATGAAGCATCCCTGGAGGGGTTGGTACTGTTCCTTATCGTATTCGGGATCAGCTTTAAATCGAAAATAAACGGCATGCTGCTGTCGGCATTTCTTTTCTTTTATGGGCTGTTCAGATTCATACTGGAATTTTTCAGACAGCCTGATGTTCAGAAAGGATTCGTAATAGGTCCCTTCAGTATGGGGCAAGTGCTCTGCTTCATGATGATGGCGCTTGGGATATATGTCTTTTTTTATGCAAGATCCCGTAAAGAAGTTGAAAATCCAGTATCAGAGAAACAAACGGCCGTTAAGCGGTCAAAGCCTAAAAATAAAAAGGCAAAACCCTGATAATGTATGATTCACAGCAGCAGGCTTATCTCAAATAAAAGGGCCTTTTTGAACTACAACCGTTATAAACACAGAATAATGTATGAGAATGACTCACTCCGAGCAGATCTTGTACTGAAACTGATTCCCTTGCTTCTTCACTTGAATCATTCTGGATTTCCTGGCTACTCGGGAAATGAAGACTGCCCCTGCGGTATAAAAATCATGAAAAGGCCTGTAGAATCTCAAATGGATATCATTTCAATGATACCTGAAAAAATATCCATCAGGTCAATTCAGGAGAGCATGCCCAGAATACGTGAAATTGAAGGAATATTTACAATAGGCAGTCTCGGAAGTGTCGCTGAAACGAAAGACAGCGACTGTGACATATGGGTTGTAGTCAATGCCGCTGATATAGGCGAAAAACGGATGAAAATGCTTGGAAAAAAACTTGAAATAATAAGCAGATGGGCTTCTGGCTTATACAATATGGATGTATTTTTTTTTCTGCTGGATGCTGAAGATGTTAAAAAAAACAATTTCGGGGCTATTTCTCATGAGGGGGCGGGATCATCACTAAAGAGTCTTCTCAAGGAAGAGTTTTACAGGACAATGACTCTGATTGAAGGCAGGATTCCAGTCTGGTGGATAATACCGGCAGAAGGAAATAAATATTTTTACAATGAGACATTAGACGGTTTGTCGAATATCGACGGGATAAATGCTGATGACTTTATCGATCTCGGGGACCTTGATGAAATTCCAAGGGATGAGCTTCTGGGCGCTGCCTTGTGGCAGATGCACAAGGCCTTGAGCGATCCGCTTAAAAGCGTTTTGAAGATGGCACAGGTCAGAATGCATCTTGAGACAAAAGGCGGAGCGGAATTATTCTGCAATAATCTGAAAAAAAAAGTCCATGAAGCGAAGTATAATGAAATAATTGACCCGTATATAGAGGCATTCAAAAGTATTGAAAGACATTACTCCCAGGAAGGAAATTCCCATACTGCAGATTTGATGAGAAAATGCATCTATCTCAAATCATTGCCGGAAATCAGACCTAATGACCTGCTTTCAACCGGAGATAATCATAAACGGACAATGATTTCAGAGCTGATTAAAGAATGGGGATGGTCCTTAAAGACTATTGAGCACCTTAATGCATTTCCCGACTGGAATATTAAAACCTATAAACTTTTCGGTAACCATATACATGAATTTTTAAACAGGTCGGCTATGGCGCTTCTTAAAGATGCCACGTCTTCCGGTACGAAGGCTGATATCTCTCAAGATATGGAAATAGAGGTATTAAGACGGAGAATAGAATCCGTATATGTCAGAAAAGAGGATAAGATAGAGACTGAAAAGAGGATTCAGAAGAATGAGAAGCCATATGATGACCTTTATTTCGGTTTTTCAAAAGGGGTGTGGGAAGTATTCAATAATCCGGATTATACAGATAAATCAGGCGTGATATCATCAGCGAGGAGGATTTCTTCCGTAATAGCATGGCTGGTTTTAAACAGGCGATTCAGCAGCACGACTTCATGTCATATGCTTCCGAATGCCACCAGTGTTTATCTGTCCGATGTCCAGAGCCTGATGAGAGACCTTGTTAAAAAGATACCTGATGCGGCTTCGATAGGACTCGACAGGGATTCCTTGATGAAAAGCATGTCTCTCAGTTCCGTAATTCTTATTGGAAATCTCGAGCAGCCTTTGTCTCCATCCATAAAGGAAATCGATGTGATAGCACTGAATACCTGGAGTGAGATTTATTGTATGCAGATGGACAGGGAAGAATTGAAATTATGGTTTAAAAGTTTTGGATCCAGGGATACAAAAATCAGTATCTGGCTGCCGGGAAGCGGTGATTCAAAAAGTCTGGCAAGGGAGCTGATGTCAATTATAAGAGAGGGGTGATACTTGACCGCAAATAAGGTAAAAGTTGGATTGTGCCAGTTGAAGCAGAGCATTGACATTGCCGATAATATCAGAAAAGCGGCCGGCATGACAGAAGAAGCTGCCGAAAACGGGGCCTCGATAGCAGTCCTTCCAGAGATGTTTCTGTGTCCATATGAGCCGTTTCATATTAAAAAAGCGGTTAACAGATCCGAATATGCAATTGATCTGTTAAAGAAGAAGGCACAGGAAAATCGGATATATATAATTGCCGGAAGCTTGCCGTTCTCCGTTGGAGGGGCGAAACCTTTCAACAGGTCGTTTGTGATTGATCCTGAAGGCGAGGAAGTATACTTTCATGATAAAATACACCTGTTCGACTGTGATCCTCCGGGTGGGCCGAAAGTAATTGAATCTGCAACAGTGAAACCCGGAAACATGCTGGGTGCGTTTAAAACGCCATGGGGTATGTGTTCGGTTATTGTCTGTTATGATATAAGGTTTACTCAATTGACGCAGCTCCTTGCAAATATGGGAGTAAGCATGATGTTTGTCCCAGCCGCTTTTTCCATGACAACCGGGCCGGCGCACTGGGAGATGCTGGTAAGGATGCGTGCCATGGAACTGCAGGGGTTTGTTGCAGGCGTACAGCCTGCCAGAAATAATGACTTTAAGTATATTCCATATGGCCACTCGATTGTTGCCGGACCATTCGGCGATGTTATTGCAGATCTGGGAGAAGGCGAGTCTTTAAGAGTAATAGAGATCGACCTGAATGAATGCCAGAATCTGAAAAAAAGATTTCCCCTGCTAGAACACCGGAGATCCGATCTTTACAGGACGGTATGGTTGAATGAAGATAGTAATTAATGGATTAAAAAAATCGTTTAAAGGGCAGACGATTCTCGATGGTGTCGACCTTGTAATACCTGAAGGAAAAACTACTGTAATCATAGGGCCGAGCGGTACCGGAAAAAGTGTCATGATAAAGCATATCCTGGGTTTGATTAAACCGGACGGAGGAGAAATCCTGATTGACGGCAAGGATGTAACGAAACTTAACGATATAGAACTAAATGAGATCAGAAAAAACTTTGGTGTGTGCTTTCAGGATGCGGCTTTGTTCGACTCCATGTCTGTAGGTGAAAATGTAGGATTTCCGTATAAGGTTCATACTAAAATGAACAAGAATGAAGTAGATGACAGGGTTTCAGAACTCCTGAAAGAAGTAGGACTCTCGGGCATTCAGGAAAAGCTTCCTTCACAGCTCTCGGGGGGGATGAGAAAGAGGGTCGGTCTTGCAAGAGCTATTGCCATGGATCCTAAGATTCTGCTTTTTGATGAACCCACTACCGGGTTGGATCCTGTAATGAGCAATGCCATCAACATACTCATAAAAGAGGTTCAGAAAAAAACGAAGGCGACTAGCCTCGTGATAAGTCATGATATTCACGGTGCTCTCATGATGGCTGATTTGATGGCCATGCTTTATAAAGGCAGAATTGTGTTTTCAGGCGAGCCCGATGATTTCATAGATACGAAAGACCCTCTTATCCGCCAGTATATGGAAGGCGGAATCGAGGGTCCTATTAATCCGATTCGTTAGCCTCAAGGCATTTCAAAAGATGCGTCAGGACTTTTTATTGTAAGGACAGGGCATACCGACTTTTTTATTACCTTTTCGGCCGTACTCCCGAACAGCGCATGCCTGATGCCGGTGCGGCCATGAGATCCTATGACGATCAAATCAATGCATTCATCTTTTGAAAACTGTATGATCTCATAGAATGGCACACCATGTATTATATAGGTGTCGCAGGTCATGTCTTTGGGAACTATTGTATTGACGATATCTTCGAGCTTGCTGGTGGCGTTCTGCTCGAATTCCGCATACAATTGAGGCAGAATTGTCGGGCTCAGATTGAATTCCGAAAAATCTGTTATATCCTGCAGGATGTGAAGGATATAAAGTCTGGCGCCGAAGGTCTTGTTGAGTTCGATTGCATACTTCAATGCATGCATTGAAGTAGAACTGAAATCGGTAGGTATTAATATCTTTTTTATCATGTAGACTAAACTAATTATGAAGACACATGTGTCAATACCTTGTATGAAAATTTTTAAGAAATTGCTTTGCTCCTGAGTTATGGTTTATAGACCTCACATGAAACATTTCTATCCTATCATGATTTTTGCTGTCTTTGTCATGAATGGATGTGCGACTGTAAATATCGAACAGAAAAAAGTCTTTCCTTTCAGAGCTGAATTCGAAATCAAGGGAAATGTAATAAATTCGGGAACCGGTCTGAATGGGGCTATGCTGATATCGTCTCCTGAATCCGGGATATCTGAGGTATATGGTCCCGGTGGAATTGCGGCTTATATCCTGAAGATTGATGACGGAAATGCAAGGATCACGGATACATGGGGTCACGAGATCGACAGCTGTAATGTGCCTGTAAAGGATATTGCTGGCCTGATTGCAGGAATTCCGCCTTCAGGTCTGCGATGTGAAAAGAAAAACAAAAATGGTGAGACCAGATTGAAATATCTCTGGGGCGATGTTCTGCTAGACAGACACATGCTTCCTGTTGAAGTAAATATAAAAAGCGCTAGGAAGATAAATGCGGTTTTTTCAAAGTCTGCCGGTGGTATTGACTTGATGATAACATGGGGTTCTGATAACTTTATAATAAATATATCCATTATCGAAGGCGGGAGATGGCAAGATGCTGAAGGTGAAATGCAGAACGTGCGGCAGTGAAACTATCTGGAATGATTTTGATGGGGAGACAATCAAATGCAGCAGATGCGGTGACCCCATCAATGTTCAGCAGTCATTAAGGGACAATATTGAACGCAGGGAATTTGGTGAGGTTAAGAAAAAATACCGCTGTCCGAACTGCAGAAAATATATCGAAAAAAGATATTTTACAAAATGTCCGTCCTGCGGAAAATGGCTTATAGGTAAATATTTTATGAGCGGCAAATGGTTTGTGTTTACAATCATAATAGTTGTATATCTTATAGTATCGATTCTTTATCATAATTTCGGATTGAACGAGAACCCCAGCACAACCAAAAAGAATATTGTGAAAGAATGGCTGTATCACCAGGAAAAATAAAAGCGCTCCAGGAAAGGCTCGATGCACTGGAAATATATGAAAGGGACATAATCGAAAAATTTGTCCGGTCTCAAGGTAAAGGCGGACAGAAGCTCAACAAAACATCGACATGCGTATATCTGAGGCACATCCCGTCAGGTGTTGAAGTAAAATGCCAGGAAGACAGGTCTCAGACACTGAACCGCTTTTTGGCAAGACGTATTCTGGCTGATAAAATTGAAGAGCTTATCACCGGCGGAAAATCTGAAAAAGTTCAGAAAATTCGCAAACAGAAAGACAGGCGTGCAAGAAAGACTAAAGCCAGGGACAGACAGAAAAATGATATTTCTTCCTGAAAGCTTACCATACAATCATATGATTGAAGATTTATCATGATCTCAACCCCTCAATTTGCAGCCTTTCAGTCAGTGGTCATCATTCCTTTTGTGGCCGGTGCATTATTAAAGAACAGATTCAATGACCCTGTCAAGCTTACAAGGCGTCTTGTCATGATAAATCTGGTTATAATCGAGCCCCCCATAGTGTTCTGGAGCATCTGGGGTCTTAAGATAACCGCTGAACTCATATACCTTCCTGTAGCCGGTTTCTGCATGGTGCTGTTCGGACTTGCCGCGGGCAGACTTTTCGGACATGTCATCAGGCTGGATAATAAATCAAAAACAACTTTTATAATCAGCTCTTCCATAGCGAATCATGGTTTTACGATGGGCGGGTTCATCTGCTATCTTTTTATGGGAGAAAAGGGACTGGGGCTTTCATTCATATTCCTGTCATACTTCATTCCGTACCTTTTTCTTGTAATATTCCCTTATGCAAAGCAGGCATCAAAAGGTGAATCATACAGCCTTGACACAGTAAAGGAGTTTATCAAAAGTCCTAGAAACATGCCCCTTTATGCAATGATCGTGGCCATATTTATGAGGCTCTACGGTATCACCAGGCCCATGATCATTTTTCCTGTGGAGATACTGCTGATGCTGTCAATAGGCGTATATTACTTTTCGCTCGGACTGAGTTTCCTGATAGGGGATGTGCTCTTCTACAAAAAGGAAAGTCTAACCCTGTGCATGATAAGGTTTCTGTTGATTCCTGCGATGACAGTGATTGTTCTGGTTTTTTTGAATCTTGATCCTGATATTGAATCCGTCATACTTATCGAGTCATTTATGCCTGCAGCTGTGTATTCAGTAATGTCATCCGTTCTGTTTGGCCTTGATGAAAGGAGGGCGTCTGCAATGTTTGTTTTTAATACTGTGGCTTTTCTGCTATTTGTTCTTCCAATGATGCTTATTTTTATTAAAGATTTGAGAAGAATTATAAGTTGATTGATTTATGGAGAGCATATGATTGAAGCGGTATTATTCGATGTCGGTGGTGTTCTGTTTGATGAAGGATACAGGAAAGGTCTTCATGCAATCGCGCAAAGGAATGGCATCGACCCGTTAAGGCTTGAGATAATTTCAGACAGGCTGATACTTGAAACCGGGTATCTTACCGGTAAGGCCGAAGAGAATGTCTTCTGGGAAGGAATACGACATGAAACGGGAATCATGGAAACCGACGATGAACTGAGAGATGCTCTTATAGAAAGATTTGTTCCAAGGGAATGGATGTTTGAGATTGTCGGAAAATTAAAAGATCATGCAAAACTTGCGATATTGAGCGATCAGACGAACTGGCTCGATATAATGGAAGAAAGACATCACTTCTTCAATCTGTTTGATACTGTTCTCAACAGCTATTACACGGGACGCAGCAAGGTCGACCAGCTGACGTTTGATTTTGCGGCGTCTGTTATCGGTTTCAGGCAGGAAAATATTCTTTTTGTCGATGATCGAATAGGAAACATAAAAAGGGCGGAGGCCTCGGGCTGCAAGACGATTCTATACAGCAGCAGGGAGAATTTCTTGAAGGATATAGAACAATACTTTCCGGATATCACCAATTGGTAAGCCATCCTCAGGCACAATTGAATTTTTATTAACAAATAACTGTCGAGTTCCTTGACTAGAGCAAATCTCATGTAGTAAAAAACTAGTCTCTGAAGGGAGATTGCAATGGGTATGACTTATAAACAGGCAGGGGTGGATGTAGACAAGCAGAACACCTTTGTCGAAAATATTAAACCGATAATCAAATCTACATTCGGTCCTGAAGTTTTGGGTGGAATCGGCGGATTCTCAGGCCTTTTCAGGTTTAACCAGAATAATTTCAAAGACCCGATACTGGTATCGTCAACGGATGGTGTGGGTACGAAGCTGAAGATAGCATTCATGGCGGACAGACATGATACGGTCGGCATAGATCTTGTCGCCATGGTTGTGAACGACATAATCGTCGAAGGGGCTCAGCCTCTTTTCCTTCTGGATTATTTTGCTACCGGAAAGCTGAATCCGGACAGAGACAAACAGATTATAACAGGCATAGCGAACGGATGCAAAGATGCCGGCTGCTCGCTTATAGGCGGAGAGACTGCCGAGATGCCGGGGATTTACAAGTCTGATGAATATGATCTGGCCGCTTTCGGCGTAGGCGTGGTTGAGGCCGACAAACATATCAACGGTTCACGCATAACACGCAACGACATCCTTATAGGCATTGATTCATCTGGGCTTCACAGCAATGGCTTTTCGCTTGCTAGAAAAGTGCTGCTGGAAGATTCAGGATTGAAAATTGATTCCTATGTACCGGAACTGGGAAAGGTTCTTGCTGATGAACTGCTTACGCCTACCAGGATTTACGTAAAAAGTATCCTGAACCTTTTCAGGGATTTCGATATAAAGGGGATTGTCCATATCACCGGCGGAGGATTCATAGATAACATTCCGCGAATACTTCCTGAGAGGTCTTGCGCAATCATTGAAAAGAAACTCTGGGAGGTCCCGCCGGTATTCAGGTTTATAAAGGAACTCGGGAAGATCGAAGAGAACGAAATGTTCAGGACATTCAACATGGGTATCGGCATGATACTTTTTGTCGGCTCGAATGAAGCAGAAGACGTATTGTTGAGGCTGAAGGGGCTCAAATTGAACGCACAGATTATTGGAGCCGTCGAGCAGCGCAAGGACGGTTCTGCTGTTTCCATTTTGGAGTAATGGGGTAGGATGAAAATCGGAGTTCTGGTATCGGGGAGCGGAACCAATCTTCAATCGATCATTGATTTTTGCGAATCAGACGAGATGGTTGATGTCGCAGTCGTAATAAGCAACATGGCCGATGCATATGCACTGAAAAGGGCTGAGGCAAAAGGAATTCCCACAAGGATAGTTTCCCATAAGGATTTTCCTGACAGGGCCGGGTTTGACAGGGAATTGATACGGATTCTGAAAGATTTCGGTGTCGAACTTGTTGCACTGGCAGGCTTCATGAGAATACTGACAGGAGAATTTTTGAGGGCGTTTCCGGGCAGGGTGATGAATATTCATCCGGCTTTGCTGCCGTCATTCCCGGGACTCGAAGTCAGGCAGGCTGCAATAGATTACGGCGTCAGGTTTTCCGGATGCACGGTGCATTTCGTTGATGAAGGTGTTGATACCGGACCTATCATAATTCAGGCGGTTGTCCCCGTTTTTCCGGATGATACGGAAGAAGAGCTGAAACACAGGATATTAAAGCAGGAGCACAGAATTTATCCTCATGCGATCAAACTTTTCGCACAAGGTATGTTGAGAATTGAAGGCAGAAAAGTGTTTATCAAAGATAGCAATAAGGACGAATCGCAGTGGATGACCAATCCGCCCCTGTAAGCCTCAAGTCTCCGATAATTGTAAGCGCCTGCCTCCTCGGTTTCGAATGCAGGTATGATCTAAAAAAAAGCTCTGGCATAAAATTCAGGATCCCTGAAGGTGCACTTCTGATACCCGTATGTCCTGAACAGCTTGGTGGCCTTTCCACACCCAGGCCTAAATCTATGTTTGAAGACGGGGACGCGGAATCTGTAATCAGGGGCATCGCCAGAATAGTAACTGAAGATGGCAACGACGTTACAGGCAATTTCATAAAAGGTGCAGTTGCTGCAAAAAGAATAACTTGCATAACACGTGCACGGTCTGCTATACTTAAAGACAAGAGTCCATCATGCGGTACGCATTTTGTAATGATATCCGGTGAATTCAGAAAAGGGCTCGGTGTAACTGCACAAATTTTAAATGGAATGGGTTTATGCATTGTAAACGAATATGGGAGGCCGATAGAAGAAGAGGAGTAAGCCTTGTTGAACTCCTTGTAGTAATTTTCCTGGTTGCCATAATTGCTTCAATATCAGTCCCGTTCCTTGGTGGGGTGATAGAAAAAAGAAGCCTTGATAATGAGGTCGATTTTATTTCAGGCACTATTTCGACTTCAAGGACAAAGGCGATAGAAAAAGG
The nucleotide sequence above comes from Desulfomonilia bacterium. Encoded proteins:
- the purM gene encoding phosphoribosylformylglycinamidine cyclo-ligase — translated: MGMTYKQAGVDVDKQNTFVENIKPIIKSTFGPEVLGGIGGFSGLFRFNQNNFKDPILVSSTDGVGTKLKIAFMADRHDTVGIDLVAMVVNDIIVEGAQPLFLLDYFATGKLNPDRDKQIITGIANGCKDAGCSLIGGETAEMPGIYKSDEYDLAAFGVGVVEADKHINGSRITRNDILIGIDSSGLHSNGFSLARKVLLEDSGLKIDSYVPELGKVLADELLTPTRIYVKSILNLFRDFDIKGIVHITGGGFIDNIPRILPERSCAIIEKKLWEVPPVFRFIKELGKIEENEMFRTFNMGIGMILFVGSNEAEDVLLRLKGLKLNAQIIGAVEQRKDGSAVSILE
- a CDS encoding ABC transporter ATP-binding protein; the encoded protein is MKIVINGLKKSFKGQTILDGVDLVIPEGKTTVIIGPSGTGKSVMIKHILGLIKPDGGEILIDGKDVTKLNDIELNEIRKNFGVCFQDAALFDSMSVGENVGFPYKVHTKMNKNEVDDRVSELLKEVGLSGIQEKLPSQLSGGMRKRVGLARAIAMDPKILLFDEPTTGLDPVMSNAINILIKEVQKKTKATSLVISHDIHGALMMADLMAMLYKGRIVFSGEPDDFIDTKDPLIRQYMEGGIEGPINPIR
- a CDS encoding HAD family hydrolase, with protein sequence MIEAVLFDVGGVLFDEGYRKGLHAIAQRNGIDPLRLEIISDRLILETGYLTGKAEENVFWEGIRHETGIMETDDELRDALIERFVPREWMFEIVGKLKDHAKLAILSDQTNWLDIMEERHHFFNLFDTVLNSYYTGRSKVDQLTFDFAASVIGFRQENILFVDDRIGNIKRAEASGCKTILYSSRENFLKDIEQYFPDITNW
- a CDS encoding peptide chain release factor-like protein translates to MAVSPGKIKALQERLDALEIYERDIIEKFVRSQGKGGQKLNKTSTCVYLRHIPSGVEVKCQEDRSQTLNRFLARRILADKIEELITGGKSEKVQKIRKQKDRRARKTKARDRQKNDISS
- a CDS encoding AEC family transporter, which gives rise to MISTPQFAAFQSVVIIPFVAGALLKNRFNDPVKLTRRLVMINLVIIEPPIVFWSIWGLKITAELIYLPVAGFCMVLFGLAAGRLFGHVIRLDNKSKTTFIISSSIANHGFTMGGFICYLFMGEKGLGLSFIFLSYFIPYLFLVIFPYAKQASKGESYSLDTVKEFIKSPRNMPLYAMIVAIFMRLYGITRPMIIFPVEILLMLSIGVYYFSLGLSFLIGDVLFYKKESLTLCMIRFLLIPAMTVIVLVFLNLDPDIESVILIESFMPAAVYSVMSSVLFGLDERRASAMFVFNTVAFLLFVLPMMLIFIKDLRRIIS
- a CDS encoding DUF523 domain-containing protein, yielding MDDQSAPVSLKSPIIVSACLLGFECRYDLKKSSGIKFRIPEGALLIPVCPEQLGGLSTPRPKSMFEDGDAESVIRGIARIVTEDGNDVTGNFIKGAVAAKRITCITRARSAILKDKSPSCGTHFVMISGEFRKGLGVTAQILNGMGLCIVNEYGRPIEEEE
- a CDS encoding universal stress protein, which translates into the protein MIKKILIPTDFSSTSMHALKYAIELNKTFGARLYILHILQDITDFSEFNLSPTILPQLYAEFEQNATSKLEDIVNTIVPKDMTCDTYIIHGVPFYEIIQFSKDECIDLIVIGSHGRTGIRHALFGSTAEKVIKKSVCPVLTIKSPDASFEMP
- the purN gene encoding phosphoribosylglycinamide formyltransferase, with protein sequence MKIGVLVSGSGTNLQSIIDFCESDEMVDVAVVISNMADAYALKRAEAKGIPTRIVSHKDFPDRAGFDRELIRILKDFGVELVALAGFMRILTGEFLRAFPGRVMNIHPALLPSFPGLEVRQAAIDYGVRFSGCTVHFVDEGVDTGPIIIQAVVPVFPDDTEEELKHRILKQEHRIYPHAIKLFAQGMLRIEGRKVFIKDSNKDESQWMTNPPL